A region from the Mesomycoplasma hyopneumoniae J genome encodes:
- the lon gene encoding endopeptidase La produces the protein MPTNSYRFLVASEDIYFQNTLQQSITFSDPESIKVLKDFYHSNSRPTLTNKDFLIVYRKEKEKDTKKKNSSVIKFPRNDFNSFEDSKNDIQNQAKILNGKVGDFENSLLPRIYDLDELSKYASLARIQSYRAKTSPDKSEWQTVILDFIVTEKVQLVELINDPQNPKVGQIIIKPVRETIKSPEIHINLINDLLEMARKAKNFRIPTELLLIVDKFGANSEYSTNEYIKGVTNTLSCSPSLTYPQKYQLFSYNSYPAKIKKLYEHIHTFAEQIKLEDEINVILKTNLDKQQTEFILKEKIKAIRKKLGEDSRYEDEIEELLHSELGKKVFPKEVAKTIMRETNKLKSMIVTSPESNITKSYLDLLVALPWKKVKKDILDIKNVREKLEEAHYGLDEIKKRIIEYLAALIHRRSQSEGKPELEKVGSDYIDSNLFLSHKIRKVRSNSIPILTLVGPPGTGKTSIAMAVAEAIGKEFVKISLGGIRDEAEIRGHRRTYVGALPGKIIQALKKVGVSNPLILLDEIDKMGADFKGDPSAAMLEVLDPEQNRFFQDHYLELEYDLSQVLFVATANEIYDIPEPLLDRVEIIELSSYTFIEKIQIAKSHLIPAVLKENALDPKYFPIQDQTIDFLIRHYTREAGVRGLKRVIDKIVRKIIVKLLEKTLDQNFVIDIEFVRELLGIEKYDPDNVDSSPQIGTVTGLGYSPLGGSTLQIEVSTIPGRGDIKLTGSLKDVMQESARIALSYVQSKAKDFGINFDFENTLIHIHVPEGAIPKDGPSAGITFATAIISALSQKPVSHNIAMTGEITLRGKVLAIGGLKEKTMGAYKNGIKIIFIPKANEKNLVDIPQEVKDVIQFIPVDTYQQIYDFIFK, from the coding sequence ATGCCAACTAATTCCTATCGTTTTTTAGTCGCTTCTGAGGACATTTATTTTCAAAATACCCTACAGCAATCTATTACTTTCAGCGATCCGGAATCGATTAAAGTTCTCAAAGATTTTTATCATTCAAATTCAAGACCAACACTAACAAATAAGGATTTTTTAATTGTTTATCGTAAAGAGAAGGAAAAAGATACTAAAAAAAAGAATTCTAGTGTTATAAAATTTCCAAGAAATGATTTTAATAGTTTTGAAGATTCAAAAAATGATATTCAAAATCAGGCAAAAATTCTTAATGGAAAAGTTGGTGATTTTGAAAATAGCCTTTTACCGCGCATTTATGACCTTGATGAGCTTTCAAAATATGCTTCTTTGGCAAGAATTCAGAGTTATCGGGCAAAAACAAGTCCAGATAAAAGTGAATGACAAACAGTAATTTTAGATTTTATTGTAACCGAAAAAGTCCAATTAGTCGAGCTAATCAACGATCCTCAAAATCCAAAAGTTGGCCAAATTATAATAAAACCTGTCCGCGAAACCATAAAAAGTCCCGAAATTCATATAAATTTGATCAATGATTTATTAGAGATGGCCCGAAAAGCAAAAAATTTTAGAATTCCAACTGAATTACTTTTAATTGTTGATAAATTTGGTGCTAATTCTGAATATAGTACAAACGAATATATAAAAGGTGTAACAAATACCTTATCATGCTCGCCAAGTCTGACTTATCCCCAGAAATACCAACTTTTTTCTTATAACTCTTATCCAGCAAAAATTAAAAAATTATACGAACATATTCATACATTTGCTGAGCAAATTAAACTAGAAGATGAAATTAATGTTATTCTAAAAACAAATTTAGACAAACAACAAACTGAATTTATTCTAAAAGAGAAAATTAAAGCAATTAGAAAAAAACTCGGGGAGGATTCCCGTTATGAAGATGAGATCGAAGAACTTCTTCATTCCGAACTAGGGAAAAAAGTCTTCCCTAAAGAGGTTGCAAAAACAATTATGCGAGAGACAAACAAACTAAAGTCAATGATAGTAACCTCGCCCGAGTCAAATATCACCAAAAGTTATCTTGATCTTTTAGTCGCTCTCCCTTGAAAAAAGGTAAAAAAAGATATTCTTGATATTAAAAATGTCAGAGAAAAACTTGAAGAAGCCCATTATGGACTTGATGAAATCAAGAAGCGGATTATTGAATATCTTGCTGCCTTAATTCATAGGCGCTCGCAATCTGAAGGCAAACCCGAATTGGAAAAAGTTGGTTCAGATTATATTGATTCAAATTTATTTTTAAGTCATAAAATCCGTAAAGTACGAAGTAATTCAATTCCAATTCTTACTTTAGTAGGTCCACCAGGAACTGGGAAAACTTCAATTGCAATGGCGGTGGCCGAAGCAATTGGTAAAGAATTTGTCAAAATTTCCCTTGGCGGAATTCGTGATGAAGCTGAAATCAGAGGACATCGCCGTACTTATGTAGGCGCTCTTCCGGGAAAAATTATTCAAGCCCTAAAAAAAGTTGGAGTTTCCAATCCCTTAATTTTACTTGATGAAATTGATAAAATGGGAGCTGATTTTAAAGGGGATCCATCTGCGGCGATGCTTGAAGTTTTAGATCCTGAACAAAACCGTTTTTTCCAGGATCATTATCTTGAATTAGAATATGATCTTTCCCAAGTTTTATTTGTTGCTACTGCCAATGAAATTTATGATATTCCTGAGCCTTTACTTGATCGGGTTGAGATTATCGAATTATCTTCATATACTTTTATTGAAAAAATCCAGATTGCAAAATCCCACTTAATTCCGGCAGTTTTAAAAGAAAATGCTCTAGATCCAAAATATTTTCCAATCCAGGATCAAACAATTGACTTTTTGATTCGCCACTATACACGCGAAGCCGGTGTTAGGGGTCTTAAGCGAGTAATTGATAAAATTGTAAGAAAAATTATTGTAAAATTACTTGAGAAAACATTAGATCAAAATTTTGTAATTGATATTGAATTTGTTCGTGAACTTTTAGGCATTGAAAAATATGATCCAGATAATGTCGATTCAAGTCCCCAAATTGGAACGGTAACTGGACTTGGATATTCACCACTTGGCGGATCAACTCTACAGATCGAGGTAAGCACGATTCCCGGACGAGGCGATATTAAACTAACAGGTTCGCTTAAGGATGTAATGCAAGAATCAGCCCGGATTGCCCTTTCTTATGTTCAGTCAAAGGCCAAGGATTTTGGGATTAATTTTGATTTTGAAAACACTTTAATTCATATTCATGTACCCGAAGGAGCAATTCCAAAAGATGGGCCATCAGCAGGGATAACTTTTGCAACAGCAATAATTTCAGCCCTCTCGCAAAAGCCGGTCTCACATAATATTGCAATGACAGGGGAGATAACCTTGCGCGGGAAGGTTTTAGCAATCGGCGGACTAAAAGAAAAGACGATGGGGGCCTATAAAAATGGGATTAAAATTATTTTTATTCCAAAGGCGAACGAGAAAAATTTAGTCGATATTCCGCAGGAGGTAAAAGACGTAATCCAGTTTATTCCCGTTGATACTTATCAACAAATTTATGATTTTATTTTTAAATAG